DNA from Coffea arabica cultivar ET-39 chromosome 10c, Coffea Arabica ET-39 HiFi, whole genome shotgun sequence:
GCCCGTCCTTCTTTAAACTAAAATAGTTCTAAGTTAAAACCCAGAATGTTTAAGAACAATAATGTCCACTCATGACTATGATGTGAATTTAGTGGAAAGGTGTGAATTTAGCATCTATCCAAATTGTTCAAGACCTAATTATTTTGTACAAGAGAGCATATTAGTCGAATTAAAAATTGTAAGACTCACAAAAAGTGAATTTATCCTCGTTAAACGTTAGTCTTCCTCTTACTATTTGTGCATTGTTACTTGTATAACTAtagtgtatatatgtatatataaaaaataataaaaaaaaaagactgatTCTAATTAGAACGCCTCATATTTTTagaataaaatatatttttaggaTAAAATAACAAGTTTGCGCAGGAATGTGGGCCAGGAGAGGTGCAAGGAAAGGATATCATGAAGATGCTTGTTCCACTCCCGCAAAGGTCTGGCGGCCCTACCGGGAGACGAGGCGGTGACAAGCCTCTGGGGAATGTTGCAAGTAACTGTACAAGGATGTCTAGCTTTTCCCAGCGAATCAGGGGCTGTTCACATGGGATTATTGTACCCACCATGGTAACTCGTTACAAACTCTCAATGGCTAAAGTCGCACTCCCTGTTCTCGCGAGGGATGCAATTTCCGGATCCACACTCGTTTTATTTTAAGCGACAGATCTTGAATCAAACATCTACTAGTTACAATTCTTTGTAGGGAAAATCgccaatttagtcctcaaaCTATTTTACTAAAGTCGATTTGGTCCCTAAAAGTTTTATCGCACCAATTAAGTTCCTTAACTAAAATACTTGTGCCAATTGAGGGCTTATACGGCGTCGCCACCCAAAACTCATATATCTGTACAGAAAACAACGGCCAGGCAGGGGCCTTTTTGGAAGTTCGCATCCTAATTTCTACGGGAAGCAAGGCAGAGCCCATTTTGCATCCGAATTGGGGGAAACCTATGAAATTAGGGGTTTTCCAAGACAGAATATAGCTGCTAGCATCAGTGGTAATAAATAGTTCATCTACGTTCTACCATTTTGATGCATTTTTCCAGTGAAAATATCCAATCCAATTTGAAGCTTCCCTACTTTAGTTAGACCTATCAGCAGAGAAGTAGATGTGGAAACAGGAGGAGTAAGACCAAATTTTGTCATTATGTTATACACTTCAAAAGCTTTCTCATGCAGTCCTGCTCTGCTGTAAGCACAAATGAGCGAATTGATGGCAATTATGCTAACAGGTATGCCCTTCTCAAGCATAGTCTTCAGTAAGTGCAAAGCCTCATCTAACCTTCCTGCCCAACACAATCCTGAAATGGACATGTCAGATATTGAACAATCAGGAATCAAAGCCATCATAGATAATTCCCTTAAGAACCTGTTGCCATCATCTTCCCTCCCATATTTGTAGTTTCCTGCAACCAAAATGTTAAAAGTTATACCATCAGGAGCAACTCTCATATTCCGCATTTCCTCATAGAGCATATTAGCCTCACCAATTTCTCTTGCCTTTACATGGCCATCCATCAAAGCATTGTATGTCACAGTGCCTGGTGAAACACCCATTTCTTGCATTTCTTCAAATATTTTCCTTGCTTCTACAATGTTGCCCTCCTTGCAGAGTGCATTAATAATTGTAACAAATGTGGCAGTGCTTGGTTCACAACCGCTTTCCGCCACAAAATGCGCCCAATTCAGAGCATGAGATGTCCAGCCTCTCACACAATATGCACTTATTAGCAAATTATGTGCAATTACATCAGGTTCACAACCATACTTCCTCATCAAAAACAACAAGCTTTCTCCTGTTCTAACACACCCTTTTCTACAAAAGCCAAGAATCATCACATTATACACAAAAATATTCGGGCAAGGTCCCCTTTGGATCATATCTCTAAATAACTTCCATACACTACCATAATCACCAACTCTAATTAGCGGCGCAAAGAAAATGCTAACAGCTGATAAACTTGGTCTAATTCTGACCTTCCTCATTCTATCCCAGATTTTCAATGCTTGGGAACCCATATCTGCATTCACAAACGCCCTCATCAAAGAATCAAGAACCGAGAAATCTGACTCATACTTGCTATGCTCTCTCCACATAAACTCTACCAACTCATTACTCCTACATTCACCAATTCTACTAATTACACAAGAGAGAACATCCTGTGCCATCAACCTCAACCCCTCAGCAGCCAAGACATGTGCGACAATACAACACGACTGGACTATGAATTCCGAAGCATCACAGAAGACCAACTTGaaaaatgcaaatgagactTCGCGGTTTTCAGATAATTTCAAGGTTTCTACAAGCAAATAGGGGCAAACCCCCAATTTCTTCCGCTATTTGCATGTAAAATGGGTTTCTGTCTTGGAAAACCCCTAATTTCACGGTTTCCCCCAATTCGGATACAAAATGGGCCCTGTCTTGCTTTCCGTAGAAATTAGGATGCGAACTTTCAAAAAGGCCCCTGTCTGGCCGTTGTTTTCTGTATAGATATATGAGTTTTGGGTGGCGACGCCGTATAAGTCCTCAATTGGCACAAGCATTTTAGTTAAGGAATTGGAAAAAAAACCTGAGCGGCCACTAAACTATTGGTCagatcatgttttggccatcaaACCATTTTTCGTCAATAATTGGccactaaacaacttaatcagTAAGTCCGTGACCATTTAGTCAATAATTACTCTTAATCTATGAAATTAGCATTACACGTTGCAAAGcacaagggtaattttgtctaACAACTACGCGACTCTATTTCATAGATTAACTgttaatttcatcaattaagaGTAATTATCAACTAAATGGTCATGAGTTTActgattaagttgtttagtggccaattactgacgaaaaatagtttgatggccaaaacatgatccGACCAATAGTTTAGTGGCCGCTGAGATTTTTTACCCTAAGGAATTTAATTGGTGCGATAAAACTTTTAGGGACCAAATCGGTTTTAGTAAAATAGtttgaggactaaattggcGATTTTCCCTTCTTTGTACCTTACGATCTATTTTAAACGCGAACCACTCCTGAGTTTTGGGATCAGTATTGCAAACACCTCTTGTGGTTCTTCCTTCCCAATATGATAGTGTATTAGCTAGGGTATCCGATCCCTGGACCATTGAACTGATCCAATCGGTATTTTATGggtcaatctttttttttttttttgactcttaTCCGACTCACATATTAGCGATTATTCGATGCGGGAGTCTGAATATTGGATACCAGTGAGAGCCGGATTAATGGATACTCGTTCCGTCTAGCTCATCGtttaagttttttaaaaaataaattatactaatttaattttatattttacatattcaTCTAAAACTCAACATAAATTTTTTCTAGCAAAAATCTCGTTGAGAAATAAACATGCAAAGAGAATAcaagagaaagggaaaaaacaaaagaattcaaaacaaatgaaaatttaaaataaatagtaccatttttttaatatatatctTCACATCAATTAAACTCTTTCCtaaaaaaatataagattatGACCTATACAAATTAATCTTATAAACAGACCATAGTCTGTAATTTATTCGATAAAATTACTTAgttatttctaaaaatattgttttataGTATAtgtataaaaatgaaaaaaaataaaaaacatataTGCAAGGCTAGTCAAGCATTCGCAAGTTCTTAATCCCATGACTCTAACCTATATAGCATATAAACAGGTACCCGACTTTATTTAACTTGGTCAAATCATACAGATCGGATACCCTATTTTTGGGATTGGATCAAATCGAATATCGCGagtttttaaatattatttaaaataaaccGCTGACTCAAACCATATGAAATAATCAACACAACTTTTCAATAAGGTTGAAAGATGAATCGAACTACTCAATATTCGAATCGACTTCAACTTGATTTGCCAACTAATCAATCCAAAATTGAATAATGTTTTATATTTGATAATATTCAAATTCGACAAAAAAGTTCGTTCAAATTCGATTTAACAAATAAGCAATctaaatttgaacaaaatttatAACTCGtataaataatcaaacaaatttaaatttgatttgattagaCTCATTTACGTTACTACTTTTCAATCGGCTAAAGTCAATAGAGAAGGCATGCCCGATTGATGGTTAAAAGTGAAAAAGATCCTTTACTCCTTCCATGCCGTAGTATCCCTCCATAATGCTGTCACGAAGTAACTGCATGGCTTCAGGGAGTCACTTCTTTGAATTGAAGTTGATCCATTGCATGCCGGTAAATCAATTAATAGTTGGCCAACCGTAGACAAAACAGTCCGGCCGGTGAGTCTGATGGGAGATTCCACAAATAGGAATTAATATACTACTGCCAAACTGCTCAGAGGAAGGAAAAAAGCAGAGAGTGGACAGTTATGGGGTGATTCCTTTCTTCATTGAATTCATTGCAGATAGAGATGAAGGAGAGAATATTGTGACTTTAATTGGGGTCGTGGGTTGCCATTAATGGTCCGGTCCTCCTTTCCTGAATCTTGGGTTTGGTGGTCGACGGTTTTAATTCAATGCACAGATGCccttctctctttcttcttcttaaaaaaaaatgacaggACCGAAATATAGTCGTTCCCTTTCCCATTTCCCATCCATTTCTCCTTGTCTTCTACAAAAccataacccaaaaaaaaagaagaaaaaacaaatcCTTTctccttcctcttcttcttcttcatcgcAATACTTCTGACCGATGATCAGAGCCTGCTATTTTTTGTGTAAGAATTTTGAAATAGTCACTGTGATATTGGTCCGGTTCACTCGGATGTTGAGGCGCGCTTTGCACTATTTGTTTTGCGCTGAAGGCGTATACGCAAGCAAGCCTTGTCCAGTAGTACTATAAACAATCTGATTGAGCCGTGCCAATATCTTAGTGTCTTTTCATTACTAGTAGTTGGCTTGCTTGCCTGCCTGCCCGCCCGCCCTATGTATATCAAGGTTTGAACCCTTTTTTTCCATCCTTTGTAATCTTATTTTGGTTTTCTTTGTGGCTGCCTATAGTTAGTTAATATAGTAACTATTACTAGTTATTTTTACTAGTAATTATTCCTTGTTTTCGCTCTTTTTCTAACTTTAAATTTCTCCCCTTTCCTTTCTACATACTCTCCGGATCCGTACCAGGAAAAAGTTAAGTAGATTACGAGCTCCTATGATTGTCATTTGTTCCACAGAAGAAGCTTTGCATCTGTTTACCAGTTTTaatctaacccaaaaaaaaaaaaaaagaattgtaaTCAACTATCAATTAATGCGACGAGGTTTAATGGGTTGGCTCGTTTTTGGTATTACACATCACATGCAGCTcgtctagaaattaaataagaaGCTTGTGGAATGGGAAGCCTCAGCCTTTCTTCGGCCCGTTTCATGTTGAGTTTGTTATTGCCATTGGCCatcctcatttttttctttgattcccccccccccccccccaccaagTTTCCTAGCTGATCTTTTGAGTTAAATATAgtatcgtttttttttttttaacaacgcAAATCTAGGAGAAACATGGGAGAGGGAGTCAGATTTGGAGGCTGCAACGTTAATGGCACGAGCTAAACTTCATTAATTTAGCAAATTTAAGTAAAGAAACCTTttataacaattaaaacatGCATCTTATGGGAGGGCTCACCGGTTCAGTATTTGAAATAAGAACAGGCGCTTCTAGGCCCAAGGAAAAGTTGTTTGTTTGAAAGCAAGAAACTTGAGTCTCTAGGGAGAAGAAGAGTTCATTTTCCTGTACATAATAGTCATGCACCTGGAAATTATTGTGATGGGATGCAATGCAGCCTTAATTTCTTATTGTCAAACAAACGAAAGAATACAAAGAAAGTTATAGTTGACGATAGTAAATGAGAGATCGATGTGAAGAGCAGGTGCAGGGCAGACAATCTTAAATGACATACGAGCAAATTGCAGATTTTATGCATGGACGATGACAAGTGTTGTATTCATTACATACTTCACCGACAGCCGGCGGGGCCGAGGTGTGGTCTGGTTGGTTTTAATTTTGCAGTCAGACAAAGATTCCCTCAGTCAATTCGCTATTCAGTCCGCGTGCGTTTTGTTGTTGATTGGTAGATGGTTCATGATCTTGTTGATTACACAAAATTAACACTAGcacttaaataaataaataaaagagctGATccgctgttttttttttctccccttttgAGTACAACATATTTACAGCTAATTCTATGCTTGGTCGAGGGGGGATGGACTCAACTAAACTATTGCAAATTCGAAGGAAACTTAGgtcccgtttggattgcatttttcgtcatttttcatggaaaaattactgtaacgatttgatgtatgcgaataaaaaagataatagagaaatgtgttcacggaaaatgACGAAATTTTTCTACGGAAAACAGCAATTCAAGCAAGACCTTAATTACTTTCAAAAAATCGTAGACGGGACGGGAAGTGCAAGCAAGAGCTTTGAATCCCTAGCCTACACCCAACAAAGCTGTTATTTATTAGTAGTAGTACTACTAGTACTTTTtactaattccaaaattttttctcaGCAACATTTGGCATACATTTTATCACATTAGGGACATTATAAAAATGTGCACAGGTGTCTGATTAATAAGCTGATTTAACATCCTCGAGGCTTCCTTTGGACCGGGAGACAAGTAATGAAACTTATTTATTAGTCATCATCATCAAAATTCTTAAAACCATTGAAATGTGACGTGACTAATGAGCTTCTTTCTACAGGGAAAATAGAGCGCTATATAAAAAAATGTTGACGTTGAACAAGGATTCAACTGGAGACCCGTCCGGTCCAGGTGGAGTCAAAGCGTTTAAATAAGGCACCTGATTAGTTGTGGCTCCAATTTCAAAAGCCAGCCATTTGGGCCTAAGGCATTGGAGTGAGCAGTGAAGGGGCCTGCCGGAGCGGATACCAAGGACAAACACTGGACTGGACCGGACCGGACCAGAAGGCTGCAAAAATGGGGCAGGGATGCATTCTCATCCACACTTCAATGGGGTTAACTGACATTTAACCACACCTCGAGGGCTATTATCGGAAAATCGCCCACCCAAAAATCTACCACTTGCGGAGCCAGCTGAAAATCATCGAGTCAGTAAAGTCGGTTCCGCTGAAACTGAGCTTTACCAACCATGATACAGTACATATCTTGATCCGATCCGGCACCACCG
Protein-coding regions in this window:
- the LOC140016180 gene encoding uncharacterized protein; protein product: MAQDVLSCVISRIGECRSNELVEFMWREHSKYESDFSVLDSLMRAFVNADMGSQALKIWDRMRKVRIRPSLSAVSIFFAPLIRVGDYGSVWKLFRDMIQRGPCPNIFVYNVMILGFCRKGCVRTGESLLFLMRKYGCEPDVIAHNLLISAYCVRGWTSHALNWAHFVAESGCEPSTATFVTIINALCKEGNIVEARKIFEEMQEMGVSPGTVTYNALMDGHVKAREIGNYKYGREDDGNRFLRELSMMALIPDCSISDMSISGLCWAGRLDEALHLLKTMLEKGIPVSIIAINSLICAYSRAGLHEKAFEVYNIMTKFGLTPPVSTSTSLLIGLTKVGKLQIGLDIFTGKMHQNGRT